Proteins from a genomic interval of Arthrobacter sp. CAN_C5:
- a CDS encoding DUF4350 domain-containing protein codes for MIEQETHDVAPEVLGDGGSAARTAGTRFRRLAPWLALGLLLVLVVVLGFFGRSGQDGAALSPVNPAPSGAMALAEVLADRGVEVVQAESLQAAEDALSNEATLLLHDPDSWLSADQLGQLSGVADRLVLIEPTTIMLSELAPTIRQAGLIPAAEADGALPAACQVTDATAAAAITAGGFAYRGDLICFPPASAQGGPPSGSYAATAGQDIVALGNGAILSNESIDREGNAALALRTLGNNPVLVWYQPTPADLAPADALVDPLNLLPEWVNPVMLWLLATGLLAVLWRGRRLGPLVTEPLPVVVRAAETAEGRARLYQDSSSLDRAAANLRAATLLRLASRLRLPATSSVAEVVDAAARHSGRTPADLDRLLRTDAPASNAHLVRWSQDLDSLEKEIDAR; via the coding sequence ATGATTGAGCAGGAAACTCACGACGTCGCGCCCGAGGTTCTGGGCGACGGCGGCAGCGCCGCCCGGACCGCTGGCACCCGGTTCCGTCGGCTCGCCCCCTGGCTGGCCCTCGGGCTCCTCCTGGTCCTGGTTGTGGTGCTCGGATTCTTCGGCCGGTCGGGGCAGGACGGAGCCGCCCTCTCGCCGGTCAACCCTGCACCGTCCGGTGCGATGGCACTCGCCGAGGTCCTCGCCGACCGCGGCGTCGAGGTAGTACAGGCCGAATCCCTGCAAGCCGCCGAGGACGCTCTCAGCAACGAAGCCACCCTCTTACTCCACGACCCCGACTCCTGGTTGAGCGCCGACCAGCTGGGACAGCTCAGCGGAGTCGCCGACCGGCTGGTCCTCATCGAACCCACCACCATCATGCTGTCCGAGCTTGCCCCCACCATTCGTCAGGCAGGCTTGATCCCCGCGGCCGAGGCGGACGGGGCGCTTCCGGCGGCCTGCCAGGTGACGGATGCCACCGCTGCCGCTGCCATCACGGCCGGAGGCTTCGCCTACCGGGGGGACCTGATCTGTTTCCCACCGGCCTCGGCCCAGGGTGGTCCGCCGTCGGGATCCTATGCCGCAACGGCAGGGCAGGACATCGTGGCGCTGGGCAACGGCGCCATCCTCAGCAACGAGTCAATCGACCGGGAAGGGAATGCGGCGCTGGCGCTACGTACCCTGGGCAATAACCCGGTGCTCGTCTGGTACCAGCCCACCCCCGCGGACCTCGCCCCGGCCGATGCACTGGTCGACCCGCTGAACCTGTTGCCCGAATGGGTGAACCCGGTGATGCTCTGGCTCCTCGCCACGGGGCTGCTGGCAGTGCTGTGGCGTGGGCGGAGGCTGGGTCCGCTGGTGACCGAGCCCCTGCCCGTGGTGGTTCGTGCCGCCGAGACCGCCGAAGGACGGGCCCGCCTTTACCAGGATTCCTCCTCACTGGATCGCGCAGCCGCAAATCTGCGTGCCGCTACCCTCCTCCGTCTTGCCTCACGGCTCCGCCTGCCAGCGACCAGTTCGGTGGCCGAGGTGGTGGACGCGGCCGCGCGGCACTCGGGCCGGACTCCCGCGGATCTTGACAGGCTGCTCCGCACCGATGCACCCGCCTCCAACGCGCACCTGGTGCGTTGGAGCCAAGACCTTGACTCCCTAGAGAAAGAGATCGACGCGAGATGA
- the mtrA gene encoding MtrAB system response regulator MtrA, giving the protein MKARILVVDDDEALAEMIGIVLRNDGFDPVFCADGSQALEIFRSSKPDLVLLDLMLPGIDGIEVCRQIRNESDLPIVMLTAKSDTSDIVRGLESGADDYVPKPFKPAELVARVRARLRPGDQKAPETLRIGEVTIDVAGHSVVRAGDRISLTPLEFDLLVALARKPWQVFTRELLLEQVWGYRHAADTRLVNVHVQRLRSKIERDPEAPEIVLTVRGVGYKAGQG; this is encoded by the coding sequence ATGAAGGCACGCATTCTGGTCGTCGACGACGACGAAGCTCTGGCTGAGATGATCGGCATCGTACTGCGCAACGACGGGTTCGACCCGGTGTTCTGCGCCGACGGTTCCCAGGCGTTGGAAATCTTCAGGAGCTCCAAACCGGACCTGGTGCTGCTCGATCTGATGCTGCCCGGGATCGACGGGATTGAGGTCTGCCGGCAGATCCGCAACGAGTCGGATCTGCCTATTGTCATGCTGACGGCAAAATCCGACACGTCCGACATTGTGCGGGGCCTCGAATCCGGGGCTGATGACTACGTTCCCAAGCCCTTCAAGCCGGCCGAACTGGTGGCCCGGGTCCGGGCCCGGCTCCGGCCAGGGGATCAGAAGGCCCCGGAAACACTGCGGATCGGCGAGGTCACCATCGACGTCGCAGGCCACTCGGTGGTCCGTGCGGGCGACCGTATCTCGCTGACACCGCTGGAGTTCGATCTGCTCGTGGCGCTGGCACGCAAACCGTGGCAGGTGTTCACCCGTGAACTGTTGCTGGAGCAGGTCTGGGGCTACCGGCACGCTGCTGATACCCGGCTCGTTAACGTTCATGTGCAACGGCTGCGGTCGAAGATCGAGCGCGACCCCGAGGCACCTGAGATTGTGCTGACGGTCCGCGGCGTCGGATACAAGGCAGGACAGGGGTAA
- a CDS encoding ComF family protein, with product MHWHERRVTRLAAVAVWLDGVLQRPTTVRLLGAGRDFWSLVLPTECAACTSPAVTLCPECLARVRAATVRPFRADGGADALPAAEGYEGGPGDPTDIDVLPVTAAGHYRGTVSRLLLSYKNRRRTDVGRPLQAALAGALQTAVQGIRKRGEQGMILLVPVPSRGASMRRRGYDPLGLLLAGLDRRGELPAGCHVAALVVYRGALTGEPSVLASRARPVSQKGLGGSQRRINVHASMALRPGRCLPPGAVCLVIDDVLTTGATIAEVTRVLRHAGAIVAGAAVVAATPAPSRSR from the coding sequence ATGCATTGGCACGAGCGGAGAGTGACACGGCTGGCCGCCGTCGCCGTCTGGCTCGATGGTGTCCTGCAGCGTCCGACGACGGTTCGGCTGCTCGGTGCCGGCCGGGACTTCTGGTCTCTGGTCCTTCCCACCGAATGTGCCGCCTGCACCTCGCCTGCGGTGACACTGTGCCCCGAGTGTCTAGCGAGGGTCCGGGCGGCGACGGTCCGCCCCTTCCGTGCCGACGGGGGAGCGGACGCCCTGCCTGCAGCTGAAGGCTACGAGGGTGGCCCGGGTGATCCCACTGATATTGACGTCCTGCCGGTGACCGCAGCGGGGCACTACCGGGGCACCGTGTCCCGGTTGCTCCTGTCCTACAAGAATCGCCGCCGCACCGACGTCGGGCGGCCCCTGCAGGCAGCGCTCGCGGGCGCCCTGCAAACAGCTGTCCAGGGGATCCGGAAGCGTGGTGAACAGGGCATGATTTTGTTGGTGCCTGTGCCATCGAGGGGCGCGTCGATGCGTCGTCGCGGCTACGATCCGCTTGGCCTCCTGCTTGCAGGCCTGGACCGGAGGGGTGAGCTGCCGGCAGGGTGTCATGTCGCTGCCCTGGTGGTCTACCGTGGTGCTTTGACCGGGGAACCGTCCGTTCTCGCCAGCCGCGCCAGGCCGGTCAGCCAGAAGGGTCTGGGCGGCTCCCAACGGCGGATCAATGTCCATGCCAGCATGGCGTTGAGGCCGGGCCGCTGTCTACCGCCCGGAGCCGTCTGCCTGGTAATCGACGACGTCCTGACCACGGGGGCCACCATCGCCGAAGTGACGCGGGTCCTGCGACACGCCGGAGCAATCGTGGCTGGGGCGGCCGTCGTCGCTGCCACACCGGCGCCGTCCCGCTCCCGGTGA
- the mtrB gene encoding MtrAB system histidine kinase MtrB yields MERASATVRDRLSELASQTWALIRRGLSRTALQWRRSLQFRTVVSTLLLTALAFAAVGAFLSNQIASGLYEERFEQFRAESSNGLTEVEAIFSSASTTDQESTTQLVRDTLPSLEGGGADAPRRYLLAIIPDQTTDLYMAPFGSDGLLESSVIPQTMVDAVRNGDDQYWSATSIKSDTGERVPGLAFGTKVTLPPAQTEYALYLIYDLSSMQATLDYIHGVIWIAGTLLLVTIGAIAWFVTRSVVGPVSHAAVVSEKLASGHLQERMDVKGEDEVARLGASFNHMAESLQDQITQLAQLSQMQQRFVSDVSHELRTPLTTVRMAAEVLHDARANFDPINRRSAEILYNQVERFQALLADLLEISRFDAGAAVLEPESIDIFQIVRYVIDGAQPLADACGSELTIISRETECVVEVDPRRIDRILRNLVVNALEHGDGKPVVIYIASNPDAVAVAVRDYGIGMTPLEASRVFDRFWRADPARARTTGGSGLGLSIATEDAHLHGAWLQAWGSPGKGACFRLTLPKLRDSVLKVSPLPLPPRKGGVPERPPVGTTPESLPQLHTMVKGSFDAR; encoded by the coding sequence TTGGAGCGCGCTTCAGCCACGGTTCGGGACCGGCTGTCGGAGCTGGCCTCCCAGACCTGGGCCCTGATCCGGCGAGGGCTGTCGCGGACGGCCCTGCAGTGGCGCCGATCGCTGCAGTTCCGCACCGTGGTCTCCACCCTGCTGCTCACCGCGCTGGCCTTCGCCGCGGTCGGTGCGTTCCTCTCCAACCAGATTGCCTCCGGGCTGTACGAGGAGCGGTTCGAGCAGTTCCGTGCCGAGTCCAGCAACGGGCTGACCGAAGTGGAAGCGATCTTCAGCAGCGCCTCCACCACCGACCAGGAATCCACCACCCAACTGGTGCGGGACACCCTCCCCAGTCTGGAGGGTGGTGGCGCGGACGCACCCCGCCGCTACCTTCTCGCAATCATCCCCGACCAGACCACTGACCTGTACATGGCACCGTTCGGCAGCGACGGCCTGCTGGAATCCAGTGTCATCCCGCAGACGATGGTTGACGCCGTCAGAAACGGTGATGACCAGTACTGGTCCGCCACCTCCATCAAGTCCGACACCGGGGAACGTGTGCCAGGTCTGGCATTCGGCACCAAGGTAACCCTGCCGCCCGCGCAAACCGAGTACGCCCTCTACCTGATCTACGATCTGTCGTCGATGCAGGCAACCCTGGATTACATCCACGGGGTGATCTGGATTGCCGGCACGCTGCTGCTGGTTACCATCGGGGCCATCGCCTGGTTTGTCACCCGCAGCGTCGTGGGACCGGTCAGCCACGCGGCAGTGGTGTCCGAGAAGCTCGCGTCCGGACACCTGCAGGAACGGATGGACGTCAAGGGGGAGGACGAGGTGGCACGGCTGGGGGCTTCGTTCAATCACATGGCCGAGAGCCTGCAGGACCAGATCACCCAGCTCGCCCAGCTGTCCCAGATGCAGCAGCGCTTCGTCTCGGATGTTTCGCATGAGCTGCGCACCCCGCTGACCACCGTCCGCATGGCCGCGGAGGTGCTCCATGATGCCCGTGCCAATTTCGACCCCATCAACCGGCGGTCGGCGGAGATCCTGTACAACCAGGTGGAGCGGTTCCAGGCCCTGCTCGCCGACCTGCTGGAAATCTCGAGGTTCGACGCTGGCGCCGCGGTGCTTGAGCCGGAATCTATCGATATCTTCCAGATAGTCCGGTACGTCATTGACGGAGCTCAGCCGCTCGCTGATGCCTGTGGCTCCGAACTGACTATCATCTCGCGCGAGACCGAGTGCGTCGTCGAAGTGGACCCGCGACGGATCGACCGGATCCTGCGGAACCTCGTAGTCAACGCGTTGGAGCACGGCGACGGGAAGCCGGTCGTCATCTATATCGCTTCCAACCCCGACGCCGTCGCTGTGGCGGTCCGGGATTACGGCATTGGGATGACCCCGCTGGAGGCCTCCCGGGTCTTCGACCGGTTCTGGCGGGCTGACCCGGCACGCGCCCGGACCACCGGGGGCAGCGGGCTGGGACTGTCCATCGCCACCGAGGACGCCCACCTGCATGGCGCCTGGCTGCAGGCATGGGGCTCGCCGGGCAAGGGCGCCTGTTTCCGTCTGACCCTGCCCAAGCTGCGCGACTCGGTGCTCAAGGTTTCGCCCCTCCCGCTTCCCCCACGCAAGGGCGGGGTGCCGGAACGGCCACCGGTCGGAACCACCCCCGAGTCGCTGCCCCAACTGCACACGATGGTGAAGGGATCTTTCGATGCCCGCTGA
- a CDS encoding MoxR family ATPase, which yields MSHQFPNHHDSPVATDGRAPERQALLNVRAEVAKVIVGQDAAVTGMLIALLANGHVLLEGVPGVAKTLLVRTLSAALSLDTKRVQFTPDLMPGDVTGSLIYEAQNSKFTFREGPVFTNILLADEINRTPPKTQASLLEAMEERQVSVDGVSRALPDPFIVAATQNPVEYEGTYPLPEAQLDRFLLKLTLSVPDRDDEIEVIRRHSIGFDPRQLAAARVSAVASATDLASARRSVAAVAIAPEVIAYIVDVVRATRTAPSFQLGVSPRGATALLNTARAWAWLSGRTFVTPDDVKALTLPALRHRVSMRPEALMDGVEVDDVLMSILATVPVPR from the coding sequence ATGAGCCACCAGTTCCCCAACCACCACGACTCACCGGTTGCAACCGACGGGCGGGCCCCGGAGCGCCAGGCCCTGCTGAATGTGCGTGCCGAGGTGGCCAAGGTGATCGTCGGCCAGGACGCCGCAGTGACCGGGATGCTGATTGCCCTCCTGGCCAACGGTCACGTCCTGCTGGAGGGGGTACCCGGTGTCGCAAAAACCCTGCTGGTCCGGACCCTTTCGGCGGCCCTCAGCCTGGACACGAAGCGCGTACAGTTCACCCCCGACCTCATGCCCGGTGACGTTACCGGCTCCCTGATCTACGAGGCCCAGAACTCGAAGTTCACCTTCCGCGAGGGACCAGTGTTCACGAATATCCTGCTGGCCGACGAAATCAACCGGACGCCTCCCAAAACCCAGGCATCGCTGCTCGAAGCCATGGAGGAACGCCAGGTGTCGGTGGACGGGGTGTCGCGTGCCCTGCCCGATCCGTTCATCGTCGCCGCTACCCAGAACCCGGTGGAATACGAGGGAACCTATCCGCTGCCGGAGGCCCAGCTGGACCGTTTTCTGTTGAAGCTCACCCTGTCGGTGCCAGACCGGGACGACGAGATCGAGGTGATCCGCCGTCACAGCATAGGATTCGACCCCCGGCAGCTCGCGGCAGCACGGGTCAGCGCCGTCGCCTCCGCAACGGACCTGGCGAGTGCCCGCCGGTCGGTGGCAGCCGTGGCGATCGCCCCCGAGGTGATCGCCTACATTGTGGACGTGGTGCGGGCCACCCGCACCGCCCCATCCTTCCAGCTGGGGGTGTCTCCCCGGGGTGCCACTGCCCTGCTGAACACCGCCCGGGCGTGGGCCTGGCTTTCGGGACGGACATTCGTCACCCCCGACGACGTCAAGGCGCTCACCCTCCCTGCGTTGCGGCACCGTGTGTCGATGCGCCCCGAGGCACTGATGGACGGCGTCGAAGTGGACGACGTCCTGATGAGTATCCTCGCTACCGTTCCCGTCCCCCGCTAA
- a CDS encoding DUF4129 domain-containing protein, protein MPTPPVPAVLPLTGHRPVVPDDDEARRWLVDELAKGPYQEAEPNIIERLIAAILEWLGSLLAGLRPLEAGPGTLLLALGAAIVIAAAVWLVRPRLNARRKVDGVGVFAGDTVRTALEHRQLADSAASSKNWDTALTERLRAVIRSAEERGIVDSQPGRTAGETAVQLRAAFGPTAEETSWLANRFNEVHYGSQAADASDYQRATAIDDLLTATPPALQRHTPELMAPR, encoded by the coding sequence ATGCCAACCCCACCAGTGCCCGCTGTCCTGCCCCTCACCGGTCATCGCCCGGTGGTGCCTGACGACGACGAGGCGCGCCGGTGGCTGGTCGACGAACTGGCCAAAGGGCCCTATCAGGAGGCTGAGCCGAACATCATTGAGCGGCTCATCGCCGCCATCCTCGAGTGGTTGGGCTCGCTTCTCGCGGGACTACGGCCGCTGGAGGCTGGTCCAGGCACACTGCTGCTCGCCCTGGGTGCGGCGATTGTCATTGCGGCGGCCGTCTGGTTGGTCCGTCCGCGCCTCAATGCCCGGCGCAAGGTGGACGGGGTCGGGGTGTTCGCCGGTGATACCGTGCGCACCGCGCTCGAACACCGACAACTCGCAGACAGCGCTGCCTCCTCGAAGAATTGGGACACCGCGCTGACCGAGCGGCTCCGCGCCGTGATCCGATCGGCTGAGGAACGGGGAATCGTCGACAGCCAGCCCGGTCGCACTGCAGGCGAAACCGCTGTGCAACTCCGGGCTGCGTTCGGCCCGACAGCTGAGGAAACCAGCTGGCTCGCCAACCGGTTCAACGAGGTCCACTACGGCAGCCAGGCTGCCGATGCGTCGGACTACCAGCGCGCCACCGCCATCGATGATCTGCTGACCGCCACCCCTCCCGCCCTGCAACGGCACACACCCGAACTGATGGCGCCCCGCTGA
- a CDS encoding LpqB family beta-propeller domain-containing protein: MPAERRTLTRSLMLALLPLLLVITGCSSIPTSGPVGVITADDGSDATEPLIFNPLGPTEDADPESLLASFITAGRGAAGDYEIARDYLTEEFADQWQPEERIIVYNASPQISATPVEGVFQIQLEVEGTIDAEGIRRSAAATTTESVTAEMVQDADGQWRITSIPNGIMISSIDAELLLRTYSLYFYSSSFERWVPDVRWFVNRTAIAANIVEAMLEGPAPYLQGSVTSAFPESTTLGVESVPIVSGTATVELSADVLQETSDLVRQQMQQQLRANLAGLNTVNAVEMTVSGQPVFLGDGENLPHPNLIVPVGDPPVGNEQVVVSGDELLLYQADQTVVIDAMPSVAALDPQDPAMSLTGTDFAFLNGNRTRLYTTGPEREVVIVATGRSLTAPSFDPDNWVWTASTDGDGQGGTVTAVPPGGTQDSAVTVIAPWLADVAVLELRVSRDGSRALVVTEQDGVSRVLLAGIIRNNDRTPQSLATPQELFASGPVNTAKWVNEDTVIVAETQAEAKVVPEFLGLDGSSEALAPLDGIIHISAGTGTTAIFAGTPEGVRNRVGDTWSDQPVEGVADPAFPG, translated from the coding sequence ATGCCCGCTGAGAGACGAACCCTGACCCGGTCCCTGATGCTGGCGTTGCTGCCCCTCCTGCTGGTCATCACCGGCTGCTCATCGATCCCCACCTCCGGTCCGGTGGGAGTCATCACCGCCGACGACGGGTCCGATGCCACGGAGCCGCTCATCTTCAACCCGCTCGGCCCCACCGAGGACGCCGACCCGGAGTCGCTGCTGGCATCCTTCATCACCGCTGGCAGGGGGGCAGCGGGGGATTACGAAATAGCCAGGGACTACCTCACCGAGGAGTTTGCCGATCAGTGGCAGCCTGAGGAACGCATCATTGTCTATAACGCCAGCCCGCAGATTTCAGCGACCCCCGTGGAGGGGGTTTTCCAGATCCAGCTTGAGGTCGAAGGGACGATCGATGCCGAGGGTATCCGGAGGAGCGCGGCGGCCACCACCACCGAGTCAGTCACCGCCGAAATGGTTCAGGATGCCGATGGGCAGTGGAGGATCACCTCTATTCCCAACGGCATCATGATCTCCTCGATCGACGCTGAGTTGTTGCTGCGAACCTACAGCCTGTACTTCTACAGCAGCTCCTTCGAGCGCTGGGTGCCGGACGTCAGGTGGTTCGTAAACCGCACAGCCATTGCCGCCAACATTGTGGAGGCGATGCTTGAGGGCCCGGCGCCTTATCTGCAGGGGTCGGTGACCAGCGCCTTCCCTGAGAGCACCACTCTGGGCGTTGAGTCGGTCCCGATTGTCTCGGGCACAGCGACGGTGGAGCTATCAGCCGATGTGCTGCAGGAGACCAGCGACCTGGTCCGCCAGCAAATGCAACAGCAACTGCGCGCGAACCTCGCTGGCCTGAACACCGTGAATGCGGTGGAGATGACTGTCTCCGGGCAGCCGGTGTTTCTGGGCGACGGGGAAAACCTTCCACACCCAAACCTCATCGTCCCGGTTGGTGACCCGCCAGTGGGCAACGAACAGGTCGTGGTGTCCGGCGATGAGCTCTTGCTGTACCAGGCGGACCAGACGGTAGTCATCGATGCGATGCCGTCCGTGGCTGCACTGGACCCGCAGGATCCGGCGATGTCGTTGACCGGAACGGACTTTGCGTTTCTTAACGGGAACCGCACCCGCCTTTACACCACGGGGCCCGAACGGGAAGTCGTCATCGTTGCCACCGGCCGGTCGTTGACCGCTCCGAGCTTCGACCCCGACAACTGGGTCTGGACAGCCAGTACCGACGGAGACGGGCAGGGCGGCACCGTCACCGCAGTGCCCCCCGGCGGTACCCAGGACAGCGCAGTCACCGTGATTGCGCCGTGGCTGGCCGATGTCGCAGTCCTCGAACTCAGGGTCTCCCGGGACGGCTCACGGGCGCTGGTCGTGACCGAGCAGGACGGGGTCAGCCGGGTGCTGCTGGCCGGAATCATCCGCAACAACGACCGAACGCCGCAGTCACTGGCCACCCCGCAGGAACTCTTTGCCAGTGGGCCGGTCAATACCGCCAAGTGGGTCAACGAGGACACAGTAATCGTCGCGGAAACGCAAGCCGAGGCTAAGGTGGTCCCGGAGTTCCTCGGCCTCGATGGGAGCTCCGAGGCCCTGGCTCCCCTGGACGGGATCATCCACATCAGCGCCGGCACCGGCACGACGGCCATCTTTGCTGGCACTCCCGAGGGGGTCCGGAACCGGGTCGGCGATACCTGGTCCGACCAGCCGGTGGAAGGTGTCGCCGACCCGGCGTTTCCTGGCTAA
- the hpf gene encoding ribosome hibernation-promoting factor, HPF/YfiA family: protein MEFLISGRNLSVSDRFREYAEEKIDKIEQLGDKVQRLEAKVTKEPNARNADSALTVELTVLCKGPVIRAEASAADKFAAFDLAYSKLLERLRRARDRRKVHHGRHTPLAVREATADLEPASTTAPLYLEVQSADAEPDIEKTVVDGYETENDIPAGDSPVLIRRKVFSGTPMALEDAVDNMELVGHDFYLFIDSATGAPSVAYRRQGWTYGVITLDAKCAEGTEDPREELLAYRAREAAASA from the coding sequence ATGGAGTTTTTGATCAGTGGTCGAAATCTGTCAGTTTCGGACCGTTTTCGTGAGTACGCCGAAGAGAAGATCGATAAGATCGAGCAGCTCGGCGATAAGGTGCAGCGGCTTGAGGCGAAAGTCACCAAGGAGCCCAATGCCCGGAACGCGGACAGCGCGCTCACCGTCGAACTCACCGTCCTCTGTAAGGGCCCGGTGATCCGAGCTGAGGCATCAGCGGCAGACAAATTTGCAGCCTTCGACCTCGCATACAGCAAACTGCTGGAGCGACTCCGCCGGGCCAGAGACCGCCGGAAAGTGCACCACGGACGCCACACCCCCCTGGCTGTCCGTGAGGCCACAGCTGATCTTGAACCCGCCAGCACCACCGCGCCGCTGTACCTTGAGGTGCAGTCCGCCGATGCCGAGCCTGACATTGAGAAGACAGTGGTCGATGGCTACGAAACCGAGAATGACATACCCGCGGGAGACTCGCCGGTACTGATTCGCCGAAAGGTCTTCTCGGGGACCCCCATGGCGCTCGAGGACGCCGTCGACAACATGGAGCTGGTGGGACACGACTTTTACCTCTTCATCGATTCGGCGACGGGCGCGCCGTCGGTGGCGTACCGCCGGCAGGGCTGGACCTACGGTGTCATCACCCTGGACGCCAAGTGCGCTGAGGGGACAGAGGATCCGCGCGAGGAGCTGCTCGCCTACCGGGCGAGGGAAGCAGCCGCTTCCGCTTAG
- a CDS encoding DUF58 domain-containing protein, whose translation MSITGRFVLLAFLGTLPVALYPGATSILLWTACLLGAAALDLALAASPRRQGLSRSLPDTVRLTEACTSVLTVRNYSRRPLHAQVREGWQPSAGAINPVQRISVPVGESRQVQVRMLPERRGHLRVEQVTIRSFGPLGLTARQLSIPAPGLLRVLPPFHSKRHLPSKLRRLRELDGRAAVQIRGAGTEFDSLRDYVRGDDVRSIDWRATARRRETVVRTWRPERDRRVVIVLDTSRTSAARINDEPRLDTSMEAALLLAVLAQRGGDRVDFLAFDRRPRARVASAAKGNLLNSLVKAMAPLEAELIEADWSRIPSHVRAISSHRSLVVLLTSLDSGSVEEGLLPVLAELTSQHVVVVASVRDPRLDEMRAERQSASDVYRAAAAERALLDRAAVKSQFRQLGTEVVDAPPHELPPQLADMYIRLKAAGRL comes from the coding sequence ATGAGCATTACTGGACGTTTCGTCCTCCTGGCGTTCCTCGGAACGCTTCCCGTCGCGCTGTACCCCGGCGCGACCTCGATCCTGCTCTGGACGGCCTGCCTCCTGGGCGCCGCGGCCCTTGACCTGGCGCTCGCAGCATCACCCCGGCGGCAAGGGCTCAGCCGGTCGCTGCCGGACACGGTCCGCCTCACCGAGGCCTGCACCAGTGTCCTCACGGTCCGCAACTACTCACGCCGTCCGCTGCACGCGCAAGTCCGCGAGGGATGGCAGCCGTCGGCCGGCGCCATCAACCCTGTACAGCGGATATCGGTACCCGTGGGAGAGTCACGGCAGGTACAGGTCCGGATGCTTCCGGAACGCCGGGGCCACCTGCGGGTGGAGCAGGTGACGATTCGCAGCTTCGGTCCGCTGGGACTCACGGCCAGGCAGCTCAGCATCCCAGCCCCTGGGTTGCTCCGTGTCCTCCCCCCGTTCCACTCCAAACGCCACCTACCCTCCAAACTGCGCCGGCTCCGGGAACTCGACGGCCGCGCCGCGGTCCAGATCCGCGGTGCCGGAACCGAATTCGACTCGCTGCGGGACTATGTGAGGGGCGACGACGTCCGCTCCATCGACTGGCGCGCCACCGCCCGCCGCCGTGAGACGGTGGTGCGCACCTGGCGCCCTGAACGTGACCGGCGGGTGGTGATTGTTCTTGATACGTCCCGCACGTCCGCCGCCCGGATCAACGACGAGCCCCGGTTGGACACGTCGATGGAGGCCGCGCTGCTCCTGGCCGTGCTGGCCCAGCGTGGAGGTGACCGGGTAGATTTCCTCGCGTTTGACCGTCGTCCCCGCGCCCGGGTGGCCTCGGCGGCGAAGGGGAACCTCCTGAACTCCCTGGTCAAGGCCATGGCCCCCCTGGAAGCCGAACTGATCGAAGCGGACTGGTCACGGATTCCCTCCCATGTGCGCGCTATTTCGTCCCACCGCTCCCTGGTTGTCTTGCTGACCTCCCTCGATTCCGGGTCGGTGGAGGAGGGACTTCTCCCCGTCCTGGCGGAGCTCACGTCCCAGCACGTGGTGGTGGTTGCCTCGGTCCGCGACCCGCGGCTGGACGAAATGCGAGCGGAGCGCCAGTCAGCCTCCGATGTGTACCGGGCGGCCGCCGCGGAGCGCGCCCTGCTGGACCGGGCAGCGGTGAAATCACAGTTCCGCCAGCTCGGGACCGAGGTCGTCGACGCTCCCCCGCACGAGTTGCCTCCCCAACTGGCCGACATGTACATCCGGCTCAAGGCGGCGGGCCGGCTGTGA